A part of Pseudoalteromonas arctica A 37-1-2 genomic DNA contains:
- a CDS encoding FecR family protein has protein sequence MSNVHQFNSKDLILEKSCDWISAIDRGLTDDEKEQFKLWMMQSIAHQDSIYELAQLWDELSVLNELSHLFPQRNNTKASKNKWMFSYSIAASLFAALMVCSYLLINLENGYNQELAKVNYTKIYKTKVGEQATYVLPDGTIVQLNTNSLLEVAYSKGRRQLLLSRGEGRFNVAKDATRPFSVMAGDKSFTALGTVFNVQRNTSSDLELVVTEGKVMITDPSVAVDANDFKDYQLADNSTQKIRQINANIVTSGEKVIIEQSVTKPITQLSMNDVQRDLAWQNGMLIFNGEELSDALNEVSRYTATRFELSSAELASIKVAGVFKAGDVEGLLESLQTNFSIDHERLGEHVVTLKHHTES, from the coding sequence ATGAGTAATGTTCATCAATTTAATTCAAAAGATTTAATTTTAGAAAAGTCATGTGATTGGATAAGCGCGATTGATCGTGGTTTAACTGATGATGAAAAAGAGCAATTTAAATTATGGATGATGCAAAGCATCGCCCATCAAGACTCTATATACGAGCTTGCTCAGCTTTGGGATGAGCTTTCGGTATTAAATGAATTAAGTCATTTATTTCCTCAGCGTAACAATACTAAAGCATCAAAAAATAAGTGGATGTTTTCTTACTCAATTGCAGCGAGTTTATTTGCAGCACTAATGGTATGCAGCTACTTATTAATTAATTTAGAAAATGGCTATAACCAAGAGCTTGCAAAAGTTAATTACACTAAAATTTACAAAACAAAAGTAGGCGAGCAAGCAACGTATGTGTTGCCAGATGGCACCATAGTGCAGCTTAATACTAATAGCTTACTAGAAGTTGCTTATAGCAAAGGCCGCAGGCAGTTGTTACTTAGTCGTGGAGAAGGGCGTTTTAACGTAGCAAAAGATGCCACGCGTCCGTTTAGTGTTATGGCCGGCGACAAAAGCTTTACTGCACTCGGTACCGTGTTTAATGTACAGCGTAATACCTCATCAGATTTAGAGCTTGTTGTTACCGAAGGCAAAGTGATGATCACCGACCCTAGTGTAGCGGTTGACGCAAATGACTTTAAAGATTATCAGCTTGCAGATAACAGCACGCAAAAAATTCGTCAAATTAATGCCAATATCGTTACCTCAGGCGAAAAAGTAATTATAGAGCAGAGTGTTACAAAGCCAATTACCCAGCTTTCAATGAACGACGTACAACGCGATTTGGCATGGCAAAATGGCATGCTTATTTTTAATGGAGAAGAGTTAAGCGATGCTTTAAATGAAGTAAGTCGCTATACCGCAACACGTTTTGAACTTTCATCAGCCGAGCTTGCCAGTATTAAAGTAGCTGGGGTATTTAAAGCGGGTGACGTTGAAGGTTTACTAGAAAGTTTACAAACTAATTTTTCGATTGATCATGAGCGTTTAGGTGAGCATGTAGTAACGCTAAAACACCATACAGAATCATAA